In Corylus avellana chromosome ca8, CavTom2PMs-1.0, the genomic stretch GTTGGAGATTGTCCTTTCATATTGTTGGAGTAATCAGCGTTATAGTAGGGATTTTGGTCCGTCTTTATGCCCATGATCCACACTTTTCAGATAGTGGTACAGTAGCTAGAGATCCAGTTCCAAGCAAATCTTTCAGGTCAGAAGTGAAGGACCTGATTCAAGAAGCAAAATCAGTTATTAAGATTCCATCTTTCCAGATTATTGTGGCACAGGGGGTCACCGGTTCATTCCCCTGGTCAGCTCTGTCATTTTCAGCCATGTGGTTAGAGCTCACCGGCTTCTCCCATGAGAAAACTGCGTTCCTCATTGCACTGTTTGTGATTGCTAGTTCCCTTGGGGGCCTATTTGGTGGCACAATGGGAGATATCCTTTCCACTCGCCTCCCAAATTCTGGAAGGATAATTCTAGCACAGATAAGCTCAGCATCGGCTATCCCTCTAGCAGCAATACTTCTCCTGGCTTTACCCAATGATCCATCTACAGCAGTGGTCCATGGTTTGCTCATGTTCATCGTTGGCTTCTTCATATCCTGGAATGCTCCTGCTGCAAACAAGTAAAGTCTTACAAACTCACATCCTTTCTCCTTCCATCTACTAAAATAAATTCACATATTTCAGAATTTACGCCCAAATAATCCAATAATGTCATAAGGCATTTGGGTTTTTTGTAAGTAAATATATTCACATTGATAACAGGAGCATTTGCACACTAGTTGATAATGTAAAAAATGGATTCTATCATCAAAGTAACCAGAATAATCATAGAGGTGGCAACTATGTCattatgaagaaagaaaaacatcataGACTTGTTAAAATGGAATTGTTGCACTTCTTGTGATCAGGTATTTTCATGTAATGCAAAAGctcaaagaaaaaattattagctTTTCATGAAGGGATGATACTTAAAAGGATGTTATCATAACTAATAAGTGATGATTTTAATTATAAAGATGTTTTCATTACTCATAAGTTGCTGATTTTGATTAGATGGTGTATGCAGTCCAATTTTTGCAGAGATAGTTCCTGAGAAATCCCGAACAAGTGTCTATGCTTTGGATCGTTCTTTCGAGTCGATACTATCATCATTTGCTCCCCCTATAGTTGGGATATTGGCTCAACATGTTTATGGTTATAAGCCAGTCTCCAGAGGATCCAGTGAATCCGAAGAGATTGCGACAGATAGAGGGAATGCTGCATCGTTGTCCAAGGCACTCTACACAGCAATAGGAATTCCAATGGCTCTGTGTTGTCTCTTCTATTCGTTTCTCTATCGCACCTACCCGAGAGACCGGGAACGTGCCAAGATGGAATTTCTGATAGAATCAGAGATGCAACAAATGGAGCTGGATGATTCACCCAGAGGCGGAGAGTTTGATCTTGATGACGAAGAGAATATATTGCTTTACCGCCAGTTGACATTCTCCAATTTAGGGGAATAGTAATCCCAAAAGCCAGAAGCTGACCTAACCAAAGGCAGCATTCCATTGAAGAAGCTCACCTCATGGGAAATTTCAAAGCGTTTGGTAGGTATTAATCAGAGGAGAACTTTTCAGCATTGTTTATGAGTGTACCATATTATACGGAAGCCACATACACATCATCTTCTGATATTCTTCAGCCTGAAAGAAATGTAGTCGACAAGAACTCATTGAAAGGTTTAAGACTATTGAATGGGGCCTTCGGTTTTGTTTGCCAGATTTCGCGGCATATTGAGTTCCcaattttgtccattttttagCAACAGAGTTTAGTTGTGTAGCAGAAAATGTCAGCAGTGTATAGcccttttttagttttgtttttgccTCGATTGTCTATAAAGCCTTTGATCTGATATCTTATAGACAAACTTATTGTAATAAAATGATTGCAACAGGCTCATGTATATAGAATGGAGTACATAACGATCTACCATATaaacatatttattattattatttttatacaaaacacaTGATTTTGATAGACTTAATGGTATCTGGTAGATATGAAATTTGGCACGTCTTTAACTTGTAAGCCAAAATAATTTGAGGGCACATGATGGAGAGGAGCAGCGTGCCAAATACTTAGATGGGTTTCGAAGCAGAGATCATCACGAAACGCCTATTTCTTATGCATGTAAAACCAACTAGCCCACAGGCTCTGCACAGTTCTTCTAGTTCCCGTTCAGATAAGAAGATGTGGCTGCCTGATATTTGTGCTGTATTCTAcagtaagaaataaataaccCACCATCAGCAACAGATCAATCACAACAACTATAATGATGATTGCAAGTTAAGTCCCTTCTCATAAAACTCTTCACACCAGCTTTCGCAGcctttttaaaacaataatattcTTGCTCAAAGTTGGGAAAATCTTTCTTGTTTAGAAACATCTTTGACAGCAAAATAAAAGAAGCCATGATAGATCTCATATCCAGCAACAACACCAGAAACCATGATGATAGAAGATAAACAGAAATCAAGTCCCTTTTATCTAAACTACAATTATGATCGCAAACTATCCATTACAAAGAAGCATTTTGAATCAAATTGCCGATCAACCGCCATGCCCGATTCAAAGTTGAGAACGCGTACCTGTCGTACAGTCTTCAAAAATGGAAGGAAAGAATAAGGCCCATCGAGTATGTAGGTGGTAGCAACAAACACTCCTCCAGGTCGCAGAACTCGACTTATCTCAGCTACCTAAAAAACCACACTACCAAATTTATGTGGAAATAAAGAACATTGGGACCTGAGGCATTATAGTAATATTAGAAGAAGCAAAGGAGCTACAGCACCAGAAGGTGCTTATAGAAATTATATAGGATTCCTTAAGTTAAGAGATCCACCAGTAGATAAGTCTTCACATAAAGACTAGACAAAAATCTGACACAATAGTTTTTTACCCTTCACACAATAGACTTGCACAATGCACTTGGCACTAACTAAAGGTTGGCCTATGAAACAAGTTAATAAGTTCAACTGCTCTCATGTTTCTGTCGATATTTTTTATACAGTAAAGCACAAGAAAGATGTGTGAGGAAATGTAGTCAAGGTAATTGCAGAGAAATATtccatacaaaataaataagaaatataaaaatagaagtg encodes the following:
- the LOC132189170 gene encoding uncharacterized protein LOC132189170, with translation MMLGKGKMKAETVTLILVNLAGIMERADESLLPGVYKEVGAALHAGPTGLGSLTLFRSIVQSACYPVAAYLAMRHNRAHVIALGAFLWAAATFLVAFSSTFFQVAISRGLNGIGLALVAPAIQSLVADSTHDSNRGMAFGWLQLTGNLGSIIGGLCSVLIAPITFMGIAGWRLSFHIVGVISVIVGILVRLYAHDPHFSDSGTVARDPVPSKSFRSEVKDLIQEAKSVIKIPSFQIIVAQGVTGSFPWSALSFSAMWLELTGFSHEKTAFLIALFVIASSLGGLFGGTMGDILSTRLPNSGRIILAQISSASAIPLAAILLLALPNDPSTAVVHGLLMFIVGFFISWNAPAANNPIFAEIVPEKSRTSVYALDRSFESILSSFAPPIVGILAQHVYGYKPVSRGSSESEEIATDRGNAASLSKALYTAIGIPMALCCLFYSFLYRTYPRDRERAKMEFLIESEMQQMELDDSPRGGEFDLDDEENILLYRQLTFSNLGE